The proteins below are encoded in one region of Buteo buteo chromosome 22, bButBut1.hap1.1, whole genome shotgun sequence:
- the LOC142043181 gene encoding G-protein coupled receptor 12-like, translated as MLHGPAAMGEPWQPQPQQQRLPGLGNASEPSAWPSAAAGGPGTAAPGGGGGGGGGGGGGGGGGGVGAGAGAGAGAGGAVSPWDIALCATGTAVAGENALVLAVLFYTPSLRAPMFLLIGSLALADLLAGLGLVANFAVRYLLRPPSEAAELGAAGLLLAAFSASVCSLLAITVDRYLSLYNALTYHSERTLGFTCAMVLLMWVLCLGVGLLPLLGWNCLRDQSACSILRPVTKDNAAVLAVTFLLLFALMMQLYLQICKIAFRHAQQIAVQHQFIATAQATSTRKGLSTLSLILGTFALCWIPFAIYSLVADSSYPAVYTYSLALPATCNSLINPIIYAFRNPDIQKSLWLACCGCVPSTFSSRPRTSSDV; from the coding sequence ATGCTGCACGGCCCCGCCGCCATGGGGGAACCGTGGCAGCcgcagccgcagcagcagcggcTCCCGGGGCTCGGCAACGCCTCGGAGCCCAGCGCCTGGCCgtcggcggcggcgggcgggccggggacggcggcgccgggcggcggcggcggcggcggcggcggcggcggcggcggcggcggcggcggcggggtcggggccggggccggggccggggccggggccgggggggccgtgAGCCCCTGGGACATCGCGCTGTGCGCCACGGGGACGGCGGTGGCGGGGGAGAACGCGCTGGTGCTGGCCGTGCTGTTCTACACGCCGAGCCTGCGGGCGCCCATGTTCCTGCTGATCGGCAGCCTGGCCCTGGCCGATCTGCtggccgggctggggctggtggccaACTTCGCCGTGCGGTACCTGCTGCGGCCGCCCAGCGAGGCGGCGGAgctgggggcggcggggctgctgctggccgcCTTCTCCGCCTCGGTCTGCAGCCTGCTGGCCATCACGGTGGACCGCTACCTGTCGCTGTACAACGCCCTCACCTACCACAGCGAGCGCACGCTGGGCTTCACCTGCGCCATGGTGCTGCTGATGTGGGTGCTGTGCCTCGGCGTGGGGCTCCTGCCCCTGCTGGGCTGGAACTGCCTGCGGGACCAGAGCGCCTGCAGCATCCTGCGGCCCGTCACCAAGGACAACGCGGCGGTGCTGGCCGTCACCTTCCTGCTCCTCTTCGCCCTCATGATGCAGCTCTACCTGCAGATCTGCAAGATCGCCTTCCGGCACGCTCAGCAGATCGCCGTGCAGCACCAGTTCATCGCCACGGCGCAGGCCACCTCCACCCGCAAAGGGCTCTCCACCCTCTCGCTCATCCTCGGCACCTTCGCCCTGTGCTGGATCCCCTTCGCCATCTACTCCTTGGTGGCCGACTCCAGCTACCCCGCCGTCTACACCTACTCCCTGGCGCTGCCCGCCACCTGCAACTCCCTCATCAACCCCATCATTTACGCCTTCAGGAACCCCGACATCCAGAAGTCGCTCTGGCTGGCCTGCTGCGGGTGCGTCCcttccaccttctcctccagaCCAAGGACATCCAGCGACGTGTGA